Proteins from a single region of Phycisphaeraceae bacterium D3-23:
- a CDS encoding PEP-CTERM sorting domain-containing protein produces MRRIQSRCSALGFSTCALLLTAGPCLAGGFGSRLIAFTDEAAPGVPGMEFSTFDAPNQFDIYAAPVINAAGDLAFWANLNPVGGGGGGNAIFFEHNGVITPLAVAGQSVPTISGATYDTVLGRRLIIDHAGGVAFNIQYDHAGGTDQAIMVGGAVPLRTAVHVGQTVPQPDPVSLVFGWEFSSLGFGVNFLNPYNGEQFVYNGDRIAFQAAITNPDGPGTLQGVWTERPLGGGTPTGLGVVARSGADTDFNPSDQLGISASGEVMFVTSVSPGDGGAFSAIATYTNDISYIAQTGSGAGGDISFTGISGLPGFNQAGQAAFVAGFSDLPDSNTGIFKSDDPNGIIATEGIIANGTPDLSGDGVPDFTFNNFGGGSAPLLNAQGNTVFWASASTPDNSLSRSGLWTDRTGTLTSLQPVALNGDPVPGLEAGTTFSNIAFTNINNVVINANDDVAFFAQFRRPDNSLDSGLFAEVDGVLQLIAATGEEWAVPGGITRTISEISFLGGSGNQDGRTSGFSDNGEIAFRLQFSGGFSGLFVVNTMGFLAGDLNGDGFVGVEDLDILLANWGSTVAASSLTLGDASGDGFVNQTDLDIVLNHWGDGTPPGTVPEPASAALLALGAFAVLKRRRR; encoded by the coding sequence ATGCGACGGATTCAATCGCGCTGTAGTGCGCTGGGCTTTTCAACCTGCGCGTTGCTGCTCACGGCCGGGCCATGCCTGGCGGGGGGCTTTGGCTCACGCCTGATCGCGTTTACGGACGAGGCCGCGCCGGGCGTGCCGGGCATGGAGTTCAGCACGTTCGACGCGCCCAACCAGTTCGACATCTATGCGGCCCCGGTGATCAACGCGGCAGGCGACCTCGCGTTCTGGGCAAACCTTAACCCCGTCGGCGGCGGCGGAGGCGGCAACGCGATCTTCTTTGAGCACAACGGTGTGATCACGCCGCTGGCCGTCGCCGGGCAGTCGGTGCCGACGATTTCAGGTGCGACCTACGACACGGTCCTGGGGCGGCGGCTCATCATCGACCACGCGGGCGGTGTCGCGTTCAACATCCAGTACGACCACGCGGGCGGCACGGACCAGGCGATCATGGTCGGCGGCGCGGTCCCGCTCCGCACTGCGGTCCACGTCGGCCAGACTGTACCGCAGCCCGACCCGGTCTCGCTCGTCTTCGGCTGGGAGTTCAGCTCGCTGGGCTTCGGCGTCAACTTCCTCAACCCCTACAACGGCGAGCAGTTTGTCTACAACGGCGACCGCATCGCGTTCCAGGCGGCGATCACCAACCCCGACGGGCCCGGCACGCTGCAGGGCGTCTGGACCGAGCGGCCGCTAGGCGGCGGGACGCCCACAGGGCTCGGGGTCGTCGCGCGCTCCGGGGCCGACACCGACTTCAACCCGTCCGACCAACTCGGCATCAGCGCGTCGGGCGAGGTCATGTTCGTCACGAGCGTTTCCCCCGGTGACGGCGGCGCATTCAGCGCCATCGCCACCTACACCAACGACATCAGCTACATCGCCCAAACCGGCTCCGGTGCCGGCGGCGACATCAGCTTCACCGGCATCTCCGGGCTCCCGGGCTTCAACCAGGCCGGCCAGGCCGCCTTCGTCGCCGGGTTCAGCGACCTGCCCGACAGCAACACCGGCATCTTCAAGTCCGACGACCCCAACGGCATCATCGCCACCGAAGGCATCATCGCCAACGGCACCCCCGACCTCTCGGGCGACGGCGTCCCCGACTTCACCTTCAACAACTTCGGCGGCGGCTCCGCCCCCCTGCTCAACGCCCAAGGCAACACCGTCTTCTGGGCCTCCGCCTCCACCCCCGACAACTCGCTGTCCCGCTCCGGGCTCTGGACCGACCGCACCGGCACCCTCACCTCCCTCCAGCCCGTCGCGCTTAACGGCGACCCCGTGCCCGGACTCGAAGCCGGCACGACCTTCAGCAACATCGCCTTCACCAATATCAACAACGTCGTCATTAACGCCAACGACGACGTCGCCTTCTTCGCGCAATTCCGCCGGCCCGACAACTCACTGGACAGCGGACTCTTCGCCGAGGTCGACGGCGTCCTCCAACTCATCGCCGCCACCGGCGAAGAATGGGCTGTGCCCGGCGGCATCACACGCACCATCAGCGAGATCAGCTTCCTCGGCGGGTCGGGCAATCAGGACGGCCGAACCAGCGGCTTCAGCGACAACGGCGAGATCGCCTTCCGACTCCAATTCTCCGGCGGCTTCAGCGGCCTCTTCGTCGTCAACACGATGGGCTTCCTCGCCGGCGACCTCAACGGCGACGGCTTTGTCGGCGTCGAAGACCTCGACATCCTCCTCGCTAACTGGGGCAGCACCGTCGCCGCCAGTAGCCTCACGCTGGGCGACGCCTCGGGCGACGGCTTCGTCAACCAGACCGACCTCGACATCGTCCTCAACCACTGGGGCGACGGCACCCCGCCCGGCACCGTCCCCGAACCCGCCAGCGCGGCGCTGCTCGCGCTGGGCGCGTTCGCGGTCTTGAAGCGGCGGCGACGGTAA
- a CDS encoding PEP-CTERM sorting domain-containing protein → MKRTALLLGAAMVFGFPQHAMAGTETVAVTGEQAGGVPAGAVFDALYAPILNDLGQVAYRAELLTGAGGVTSDNDRGIWLGSTLIAREGNEAFRPPNGAVFDDLFSPGAINNSGQVVYEGFLRIGPGGVTFRHDEGIWIDSTRIYSEGDQAGNTPTGALFSAFEGPVVNDAGQVAYFAELEIGAGGVVSGNDVGIWLDNRVIAREGNQAGGTPGAVFSAFNRPVLNNAGQVAYRGTLLNNVGGVSSLNNIGIWLDDTLIAREGSQAGGTPAGAVFSDVGSPRLNDAGQAAYLGSLRTGVGGVDSSNDTGIWRDNTLIAREGSQAGGVLTGAVFGHFLFDDVVLSNSGQVAYRGFLQSGAGAVTDVNNAGIWRDSTLLAREGSQASGTPDGAVFASFSEFAINDAGQVVYEAHLRNGTGGVDFTNDEGLWIAGTNGESLLVVRSGDTLAGRTVGGDFIFSGVRLNNFSQVAYHALFTNFDRGIFLYTPDIHWTRTSSNSWDTANNWTIGQLPGDPHDVFIDPDVSLTVTGPGGDVNLTNLTVGGNNGIATLSLNGGTITAENAVTVTDTGVLTGDGAVGGDVDNFGTVLADNLTVAGTLHNFNLIAGSGRINAEVTNDGRIEAIGTASAPAELRFDGEVRNRPGTGLIVSRNSTLRFNAGLTNHGALAVSFGTSDMFGDIDNTGSIVLSGGSNTTFYDDVTNNGGIVVAAAGNATSTAVFFGDVSGAGSITGGGNVFLHGDLRPGNSPAAVHHDAHLFLMATATTQIELGGTTPGSQHDQINNLKSTTLGGTLDIQLINGFDPAQGETFDIFNLATSSGTFADILLPLLDSGLGWHLGKLYTDGELHVELAGDLNQDGFVGAADLDLLLAHWGESALAFDYAAGDASGDGLVGQADLAIVQANFGAGTPGGNVPEPGSLALLALGGFFLRGRRRRV, encoded by the coding sequence ATGAAACGCACGGCACTGCTCTTGGGCGCGGCGATGGTGTTTGGCTTCCCCCAGCACGCAATGGCGGGGACCGAGACCGTTGCGGTGACGGGTGAGCAGGCGGGCGGTGTACCGGCGGGGGCGGTGTTCGACGCCCTCTACGCCCCCATTCTCAACGACTTGGGCCAGGTCGCCTACAGGGCCGAGCTATTGACCGGCGCGGGTGGTGTCACGAGCGACAATGACCGAGGGATTTGGCTCGGCTCAACTCTCATCGCGCGTGAGGGGAACGAGGCGTTCCGCCCACCCAACGGTGCGGTATTTGATGACCTCTTTAGTCCTGGGGCCATCAACAATTCGGGGCAGGTCGTCTACGAGGGGTTCTTACGGATTGGGCCCGGGGGCGTCACGTTCCGTCACGACGAAGGGATCTGGATCGACTCGACACGCATCTATTCGGAGGGTGATCAGGCGGGCAATACCCCGACCGGAGCGCTTTTCAGTGCCTTCGAGGGCCCCGTGGTTAACGATGCGGGGCAGGTCGCCTATTTTGCCGAGCTAGAGATCGGTGCCGGCGGGGTCGTGAGTGGGAATGACGTCGGCATCTGGCTGGACAACCGGGTCATCGCCCGCGAGGGCAACCAGGCCGGCGGCACGCCCGGGGCGGTATTCAGCGCTTTTAATCGGCCTGTGCTCAACAACGCGGGGCAGGTCGCCTACCGCGGCACCCTGCTGAACAATGTCGGTGGGGTCAGCAGCTTGAATAACATCGGCATTTGGCTGGACGACACGCTCATCGCACGCGAGGGCAGCCAGGCCGGCGGCACCCCCGCCGGGGCGGTGTTTAGCGACGTTGGCAGCCCCCGCCTCAACGATGCGGGGCAGGCCGCGTATCTGGGCTCCCTGCGGACCGGCGTGGGTGGTGTGGATAGCTCGAATGACACCGGTATCTGGCGTGACAACACCCTCATCGCCCGGGAAGGCAGCCAGGCGGGTGGCGTGCTGACCGGGGCAGTGTTCGGTCACTTCTTATTCGACGATGTTGTGCTCAGCAATTCAGGACAGGTCGCGTACCGTGGCTTTCTGCAGAGCGGTGCGGGCGCTGTCACTGACGTCAATAACGCCGGCATCTGGCGGGACAGCACACTCCTCGCCCGCGAGGGCAGCCAGGCGAGCGGCACGCCGGACGGGGCGGTATTCGCCAGCTTCTCTGAGTTTGCGATCAATGACGCGGGGCAAGTCGTCTACGAAGCCCACCTGCGCAACGGCACGGGCGGGGTCGATTTCACGAACGACGAGGGCCTGTGGATCGCCGGGACCAACGGCGAGTCGTTGCTGGTCGTCCGTTCGGGCGACACCCTGGCGGGCAGGACTGTCGGCGGTGATTTCATCTTCAGCGGTGTGCGCCTGAACAACTTCAGCCAGGTGGCGTACCACGCCCTCTTCACCAACTTCGACCGGGGCATCTTCCTCTACACCCCCGACATCCACTGGACCCGGACGTCCTCAAACTCGTGGGATACCGCGAACAACTGGACCATCGGCCAACTCCCCGGCGACCCGCACGACGTGTTCATCGACCCCGACGTCTCGCTCACCGTCACCGGGCCCGGCGGGGATGTGAACCTGACGAACCTCACGGTCGGCGGGAACAACGGCATCGCGACGCTCTCGCTCAACGGCGGGACAATCACGGCTGAGAACGCCGTCACCGTCACCGACACCGGCGTCCTCACCGGGGACGGCGCGGTCGGCGGGGACGTGGACAACTTCGGCACGGTCTTGGCGGACAACCTCACCGTGGCCGGCACCCTGCACAACTTCAACCTCATCGCCGGCAGCGGGCGGATCAACGCCGAGGTCACCAACGACGGGCGGATCGAGGCCATCGGCACCGCGTCCGCGCCCGCCGAGCTCCGCTTCGATGGCGAGGTCAGGAACCGGCCCGGGACCGGCCTGATCGTCAGCCGGAACAGCACGCTGCGCTTCAACGCCGGCCTCACCAATCACGGCGCACTCGCGGTCAGCTTCGGCACCTCCGACATGTTCGGCGACATCGACAACACCGGCTCCATCGTCCTCTCCGGCGGGTCCAACACCACCTTCTACGACGACGTCACCAACAACGGCGGCATCGTCGTCGCCGCGGCCGGCAACGCGACCTCCACCGCCGTGTTCTTCGGCGATGTCTCCGGCGCGGGCTCCATCACCGGCGGGGGCAACGTCTTCCTCCACGGCGACCTGCGCCCGGGCAACAGCCCCGCCGCCGTCCACCACGACGCGCATCTCTTCCTCATGGCCACCGCGACGACACAGATCGAGCTCGGCGGGACGACCCCCGGCAGTCAGCACGACCAGATCAACAACCTCAAATCAACAACCCTCGGCGGCACGCTCGATATCCAACTCATCAACGGCTTCGACCCTGCGCAGGGCGAAACGTTCGACATCTTCAACCTCGCAACATCATCGGGCACATTCGCGGACATATTGCTGCCGCTGCTCGATAGCGGCCTCGGCTGGCACCTGGGCAAGCTGTACACCGATGGCGAGCTGCATGTCGAGCTCGCGGGCGACCTGAACCAGGACGGCTTCGTCGGCGCGGCCGACCTCGACCTCCTGCTCGCCCACTGGGGCGAGAGCGCGCTGGCGTTCGATTACGCGGCGGGCGACGCCTCGGGCGACGGGCTGGTGGGCCAGGCCGACCTCGCGATCGTGCAGGCCAACTTCGGTGCGGGCACCCCCGGCGGGAACGTCCCCGAGCCGGGATCATTGGCCCTATTGGCCCTGGGCGGGTTTTTCCTTCGCGGTCGGCGGCGGCGCGTGTAG
- a CDS encoding DNA topoisomerase: MAKKTTKKKSSKKTTRKKSASKGRWTANPKAAEGKHLVIVESPTKAKTINKYLGPGYHVMASVGHVRDLPPRNPKGVKRPVPGVDLDNDFEPDYEVMADSKKTVSELRQAAKLAEDVWFATDLDREGEAIAWHVAHALKYPIEDAKRVVFNAITKKAIEEAFSHPRPLETNRVDAQQARRILDRIVGYQVSPLLWKKVAGGLSAGRVQSVATRLVVEREREIEAFIPDEYWRIGGIFATNVADAAKLAKQWHDFFYVGEEENDKTVKEQNAWLSERACLRSELAEFGGKPFRPTDRKQALAAAQALGFKRSDTNEWEDEKAKGPAKDRCVYLGDIAGDAPAYSIESIETKRTTSRPSPPFITSTLQQQASTRLGFQLKRTMRVAQQLYEGIDLKGARGQTGLITYMRTDSTFLSPEAINMARDFVKQKHGGDYLPEKPNFYKSSNKDAQEAHEAVRPTDATITPESICGALNEEQYKLYDLIWRRFVACQMVPAKWDSTAITIRPDSVDARFRATGRTLVFDGFLKVMGIPKSDDVILPPLEEKQPLGPVDLNPTQHFTSPPPRYNEASLQKKLEEEGIGRPSTYAAIIGTIQDRKYVETVTPRDRRLRATDMGKVVTDMLVKAFPKILDLGYTREMEAHLDEIESENKDWRETLREFYDPFKDALEHAHENLKHAKAETQPAPDDLKCPKCGSPTEYKFGRNGRFLSCTAFNVPPVEVALEGHPGTWFLHKAKGKARPKVMSEDQSEKVNWTKLAKDDQKTFMALSDEMPEPCKYAAPIDAEGQPMEPEQTDILCPDPPEGDGLPMIKRTGRFGPFLAAASYPDVQYIVKLNAKTGAVELPKPPPMHTDLTCSKCESMLYVRDSKRGLWLSCSAFPKCRGRESFGKLDEDVQAKLEKQWKKHLKDNPLPDIRTTDGRVLEEGDNYIPVVQGQDEPAEVGG, from the coding sequence ATGGCCAAGAAAACGACCAAGAAGAAGTCCAGCAAGAAGACGACGCGCAAGAAGTCCGCGTCGAAGGGACGCTGGACCGCCAACCCCAAGGCCGCCGAGGGCAAGCACCTGGTTATCGTCGAATCGCCGACCAAGGCCAAGACCATCAACAAGTACCTCGGCCCGGGCTACCACGTCATGGCCAGCGTCGGCCACGTCCGTGACCTGCCCCCCCGGAATCCCAAAGGGGTGAAACGCCCTGTCCCAGGGGTCGACCTCGACAACGACTTCGAGCCCGACTACGAGGTCATGGCCGACTCGAAGAAGACCGTCAGCGAACTACGCCAGGCCGCGAAGCTGGCAGAAGACGTGTGGTTCGCGACGGACCTCGACCGTGAAGGGGAGGCGATCGCCTGGCACGTCGCCCACGCGTTGAAGTACCCGATTGAAGACGCCAAGCGCGTCGTCTTCAACGCCATCACCAAGAAGGCGATCGAAGAAGCGTTCAGCCACCCGCGGCCGCTCGAAACCAACCGCGTCGATGCGCAGCAGGCCCGGCGGATCCTCGACCGTATCGTCGGCTACCAGGTCTCGCCATTACTCTGGAAGAAAGTCGCCGGGGGCTTGAGCGCTGGCCGGGTACAGTCCGTCGCGACGCGACTCGTCGTCGAACGCGAACGCGAGATCGAGGCGTTCATCCCCGACGAGTATTGGCGCATCGGCGGCATCTTCGCGACGAACGTCGCCGACGCGGCAAAGCTCGCCAAGCAGTGGCACGACTTCTTCTACGTCGGCGAAGAGGAAAACGACAAGACCGTCAAAGAACAGAACGCCTGGCTCAGCGAACGCGCCTGCCTGCGCAGCGAACTGGCCGAGTTCGGAGGCAAACCCTTCAGGCCGACCGACCGCAAACAGGCGCTCGCCGCGGCCCAGGCGCTGGGCTTCAAACGCAGCGACACCAACGAGTGGGAAGACGAAAAGGCCAAGGGCCCGGCCAAAGACCGATGCGTCTACCTCGGCGACATCGCGGGCGATGCGCCGGCGTACAGCATCGAATCCATCGAGACCAAGCGCACGACCAGCCGGCCCTCCCCGCCGTTCATCACGTCCACGTTGCAGCAGCAGGCGTCCACCCGGCTGGGCTTCCAGCTCAAGCGCACCATGCGCGTCGCGCAGCAGCTCTACGAAGGCATCGACCTCAAGGGCGCTCGCGGGCAGACGGGTTTGATCACCTACATGCGGACCGACTCGACGTTCCTCTCACCCGAGGCCATCAACATGGCCCGCGACTTCGTCAAGCAAAAACACGGCGGCGACTATCTGCCCGAAAAGCCCAACTTCTACAAATCGTCAAACAAAGACGCGCAGGAAGCCCACGAAGCCGTCCGCCCCACCGACGCGACGATCACCCCCGAGTCGATCTGCGGCGCGCTCAACGAAGAGCAGTACAAGCTCTACGATCTGATCTGGCGTCGCTTCGTCGCCTGCCAGATGGTGCCCGCGAAGTGGGACTCGACCGCGATCACGATCAGGCCCGATTCCGTCGATGCACGCTTCCGCGCGACGGGGCGAACGCTCGTCTTCGACGGCTTCCTCAAGGTCATGGGCATCCCCAAGTCCGACGACGTGATCCTCCCGCCGCTCGAAGAAAAGCAGCCACTCGGCCCCGTCGATCTCAACCCGACGCAGCACTTCACCAGCCCCCCGCCGCGCTACAACGAGGCCTCGCTCCAGAAGAAGCTCGAAGAAGAGGGCATCGGCCGCCCCTCCACCTACGCCGCGATCATCGGCACGATCCAGGACCGCAAGTACGTCGAGACCGTCACCCCGCGTGACCGCCGACTCCGCGCGACGGACATGGGCAAGGTCGTCACCGACATGCTCGTCAAGGCCTTCCCCAAGATCCTCGACCTGGGCTACACCCGCGAGATGGAAGCGCACCTCGACGAGATCGAATCCGAGAACAAGGATTGGCGCGAGACGCTGCGCGAGTTCTACGACCCGTTCAAGGATGCGCTCGAGCACGCCCACGAGAACCTCAAGCACGCCAAGGCCGAGACCCAGCCCGCGCCCGACGACCTCAAGTGCCCCAAGTGCGGCAGCCCGACCGAGTACAAGTTCGGGCGCAACGGCCGATTCCTCTCGTGTACCGCCTTCAACGTCCCGCCCGTCGAGGTCGCCCTCGAGGGCCATCCCGGCACGTGGTTCCTGCACAAAGCCAAGGGCAAGGCCCGCCCCAAGGTCATGAGCGAAGACCAGAGCGAAAAGGTCAACTGGACCAAACTCGCCAAAGACGACCAGAAGACGTTTATGGCGCTTTCGGATGAAATGCCAGAACCGTGCAAGTACGCCGCGCCGATCGACGCGGAGGGGCAACCCATGGAGCCTGAGCAGACCGACATCCTGTGCCCCGACCCGCCCGAGGGCGATGGGCTGCCGATGATCAAACGCACCGGGCGCTTTGGCCCGTTCCTCGCGGCGGCGAGCTACCCGGACGTGCAGTACATCGTGAAGCTCAACGCGAAGACCGGCGCGGTCGAGCTGCCCAAGCCCCCGCCGATGCACACCGACCTGACGTGCAGCAAGTGCGAGTCGATGCTGTACGTCCGCGACTCCAAGCGAGGCTTGTGGCTGAGTTGTTCGGCCTTCCCCAAGTGCCGTGGCCGCGAGAGCTTCGGCAAGCTGGACGAGGACGTGCAGGCCAAGCTCGAAAAGCAGTGGAAGAAGCACCTCAAAGACAACCCCCTGCCCGACATCCGCACGACCGACGGGCGGGTTTTAGAGGAAGGCGACAACTACATCCCGGTCGTCCAGGGCCAGGACGAGCCCGCGGAGGTTGGGGGATAG
- the miaA gene encoding tRNA (adenosine(37)-N6)-dimethylallyltransferase MiaA — protein sequence MPTPPATIRPIVLLGPTAGGKSGLALELARHLDGEIIGADSMQVYRHLDAGTAKPTHAMRKQVPHHGVDIVEPSERFTVHDWLAMAEREITRIQTSGGGTPIVVGGTNLYLKALLNGLFDGPGQDPAFRASLENTETPTLHERLQEVDPETASRLKPADRQRIVRPSKSTNSPANPSARCRRSGKSRG from the coding sequence GTGCCCACGCCGCCCGCCACAATCCGCCCCATCGTCCTCTTGGGCCCCACCGCCGGGGGTAAGAGCGGCCTCGCGCTCGAACTGGCCAGGCACTTGGACGGCGAGATCATCGGCGCCGACTCCATGCAGGTCTACCGCCACCTCGACGCCGGGACCGCCAAGCCCACCCACGCGATGCGAAAGCAGGTCCCCCACCACGGCGTCGATATCGTCGAACCCTCCGAGCGCTTCACCGTCCATGACTGGCTCGCGATGGCAGAGCGTGAGATCACACGCATCCAAACCTCCGGCGGGGGCACGCCCATCGTCGTCGGCGGAACCAACCTCTACCTCAAGGCCCTGCTCAATGGGCTCTTCGACGGGCCCGGCCAAGACCCCGCCTTCCGCGCGTCGCTCGAAAATACCGAAACGCCAACGCTGCACGAACGCCTGCAAGAGGTCGACCCCGAAACCGCATCACGCCTCAAGCCCGCCGACCGCCAACGCATCGTGCGGCCCTCGAAGTCCACGAACTCACCGGCCAACCCATCAGCGCGCTGCAGACGCAGTGGGAAGAGCAGGGGCTAA